From the Scyliorhinus canicula chromosome 4, sScyCan1.1, whole genome shotgun sequence genome, the window aaagatgtgcagggtaggtgtattggccaccctaaattgccccttaattggaaaaaatgaattgtgtactctaaaaaaattttttttttaagtttcagaATTCTTTGCAATAGAAATGCAACTTAACCGTATTCATTCCCCATAAATCAACAACCACATTAatccagaacaaaaagaaatcctcTTAATCTGTTTGAACAATGCCTTTGGAGATCTAGTTGTATGTACGTACAATTGTACTGATTTGTAAAATTTGCTGTTTGTACAATTCTGTACATGCAGTCAATCGTTGAAATTTTGTGCTTGCATATCAAGCTTTGGTGCATGATTTTGGGTACATGGTCTTTCATCACAAGTTCCTTCAGTAAATATCCACCTCCTGCCAGTGTCCCTCAAGTACTTAAAATTAAATTATATTCCCTACTCCTTTTGCGTCATAGAACTTTATTTTTTACTTTTGAAGAAACACTTTATAAACATGGATTAACAACTTATACCCTGTATGCAATGATTGCAAATTGAACTTTTCATCATTGAGATGTGCCTGAATCTGTTAATTAGCTGATGTATATGCTTTCTGTTTTCACAGCTAAGGGAATTAAATGCCATTCTAACGTGCGGCTTTGAGTGGGAATGGTTTAGCACACCCTGCCTGATTGAAAGCATGATGTTCACCGAGAAAACTAACACTGCTGTACCTCAGAAGCCCGGGCAGAAGAAGACAAGGCCTCAGGGCCTTCCATCTCCAGCTCTTTGTTGTGCCTGTGGCCTCTGCATCATGTTGGCAGGGATTAACATAACTCTCGTGGGAGCCTTTGCATTTGGCACCTTCTTGCCAGTGAACAATCCCCCCATCATCATTGGCCCCATCTTGCTGGTGGTTGCCTTCACCTTCTTTgcagcctgctgcatctgcaGTCGGAGACCTCCAGCCCATGGCCAAAGGAAGTCCAAACCTGGCTCCAATATTGGCATTATCAAACCAGGTCACGCCACATTTGAGATTGAGACTAGTGAGCACACAGTGCAAGACACGACTGCAGTCCAGCTCAGCCCCACAAACTCACCAGTGTCTTCTAAGAAGTCCACCCCAGTCCATGAAAACTCAAAGACATGCAAACTCTTTACAATGGATGGCAACAACACTGGAGTCAAGTATACAGCTGGCGCTGAGGCGATACAACTGAACCTTCCCCGGGACTTGGGCACATCATCATAGAACTGGCCTGAGCTCTGAGTTCAATGCTACCCTTACTGTACGATGTCATGGCCATGCCTCTTGAACCTTCCACCAGCAGCAACTCACGTCTAAGTTTGAACAACCTACGCTACAGAACGtatcaacccacctttctgtgtGAACTGCAGTCGCCTCcatttttacaatttattttatttgaacAGTGACATTTCTAGTCTCCTGCTGTCTTCTGAGAGTGAAATGCACACAGGCCAGAAGCGATTCAGTAAAAATGCTTCTTGTTAAGCAGAATTTtgaaatttgaaaacaaaagcACCCTCTGACTAACCTCAACACGTCCCAAATCATGAGACAGCCGCAAGCATATCTGCAAATTACAAGTGACCTGTTGATAAGGTCCAACTTATTGCTTGAGCAATGTATGGACCATAAACTATGTATGCCAAAAGTACAAATTTTTGTCACCAGATGTGCATTtttctacccctaccccccaaaaATAATTTGGGACAAGTACAGGAATCGTTTATTTTAATTCAGAGGTAACTAATTTAATACGATATTGTGAGAAGATTAACTTTGTAGACAGATACATATTTTGTCAAAACCCACTtctccctgtatgcttcaatttTCATTTCGAACCCCTTCCTCGGTTTATGCACTGTATAAATGTTCCCCTAGTGCTGAAGTGATTAA encodes:
- the LOC119964478 gene encoding transmembrane protein 275 isoform X1, encoding MKLHFALRELNAILTCGFEWEWFSTPCLIESMMFTEKTNTAVPQKPGQKKTRPQGLPSPALCCACGLCIMLAGINITLVGAFAFGTFLPVNNPPIIIGPILLVVAFTFFAACCICSRRPPAHGQRKSKPGSNIGIIKPGHATFEIETSEHTVQDTTAVQLSPTNSPVSSKKSTPVHENSKTCKLFTMDGNNTGVKYTAGAEAIQLNLPRDLGTSS
- the LOC119964478 gene encoding transmembrane protein 275 isoform X2, whose amino-acid sequence is MMFTEKTNTAVPQKPGQKKTRPQGLPSPALCCACGLCIMLAGINITLVGAFAFGTFLPVNNPPIIIGPILLVVAFTFFAACCICSRRPPAHGQRKSKPGSNIGIIKPGHATFEIETSEHTVQDTTAVQLSPTNSPVSSKKSTPVHENSKTCKLFTMDGNNTGVKYTAGAEAIQLNLPRDLGTSS